The sequence TGAGTTAAAAGAAGAACAAAAATGAATGAAATTAAATTCCCGAATGTTGATATTAAACTCCCAAAAGCTGGCTTCTGGTCGGCTTTATAAATAACTACTATGAGTTGAAAGACAAAACGAAGTATAAAAAAAGTGAAAACAATTGATGTTAATACGTAAAGTTCATGGTTATCAATATTTTGGGTGTTTAATATTGAATTCCAATTAAGAAAAAAATTGCAAATATGAAAAATTACTAAAACAATGCTAAAAATACCAATTAACAACGCATATGTCGTACTTACATACTTTTTCCCTAAATCATTATTACATAATGCAATAGATTCAGTTAGCTTGTTGCGCAACCCATTACCTAAACCAATATCAAAATAACTAAACCACCCAAGAATCGAAGTTAAGGTGAGCCATATTCCGTATTTTTCCTGAGTTAAGTAGTTAAGTAATAAGGGAACATATAACAGACCAATTAGTATTGATAGTCCCTGAATACCAAATGAATATAAAATGTGTCGTTTTGCTTTCGCTCCCCGAGATTCACCTTTTAATGATAACGTTCGATTTTGAAAGACTGGCAACAATTTGCTTACATATTGAATCACTTCATTGTTCCTCAAATATTTTGAAAAAGTTTTCAAAATTGATGTTAAGCGTTAAACACTTGTACTTAATCTATTTTTATACACTGATTGGTGTTTGATTTTGGTTCTATTCCTATCTGGAGGTAAAATCTTAACCTGATCTTTCGATATATTCGTATGTATGCAACATCCCATTGCTGTAATTCTTATTAATATTCGCGATTGCCCACATATTTTAACAATTTCGCCATGTACTCCCTTTAATGGGCCAAAATTTACTTCTACAGTAATTCCTTTTGATATTTTATCTCTTGTAATTATTATTTCTTTTTCACTTTCATTAACTATTGTCTTAATATTTTCTATTTGATTGTCTGGAATACTTTGGGGCTTACAACCAAATGAAACATAACCCACTACTCCAGGCATATCAATAACTCTGTAGAATTCTCTATAACTCACTCGTACAAAAATATAGCACTTGAAAAGAGGTTCTTTAATCCACTTTTTGCGATCACTCCATTGTCTCAATTTCTTTATTAGTGGCAAATAGAACTCAATCTTTTGTTCGTTTAGTAACGAAGCAATTTTTTTTTCCTGATTTACCCTGGTATAAACAGCGTACCATTGATATTTGTGCTTCCCTATATACATATCTCTGTTTTTTCAGATGATAATTGTAATCATCATAATTTCTGATTAGAGAGCTTTTTTAATTGACTCTTCATACTTTTCCAGCAAGGTCTTTAGTTTTTGATTTTCCAGACTAATGTCTACAAACATACGTCTCAGTCGTTCATTGTCTTCTTTCAGCTTTTTAATCTCTTCCGGATCATTAATACTATCGTTTTGATATTTCGCTTTCCAATTGTAGAATGTGGCTTGGCTTATTTGGTACTTTTCAATAATTTCAGGGATGGGTTTACCTGCCTCATATTCGTTTAAGATAATTTTAATTTGATTTTTGGAAAACCTTTTATTTCTCATGTCTTTTAGTCTAAAAGCTGTTACTAATTAAATTCAAAACATAGTTGATTCTGATAGAGCACATCTGGAATGTAATACTTATTTCCAGAGTTAGAGAATTGTTTATCTTTCAAGAACACTGTATTGTCCACTGAGCATGTTTGCAATAAGTATTCTTTCACTAAATTTTAATAATTAGGGGTTGCACTTAAAGTTCGTTATGTTACTTTGATGACTACGTTGCCAAAATATATATCCACCTTACATTCTGGCAGCGTCTCTTTTTGAGTTCGCAAGAAACTTCACTCAGTTTTAACAAACTTTAAATGAGCCTATTATGTGTCATTTTAATTTATCAAAGAACGTTTTGGGATCTACTTATTACTTTTTTTGAGGTTACCGATGATATTATTAGAATTCATTTAGATTTCATATCTTTTATATTCATACTGAGCTTTTTCTCGAGTTTAGTTTTTAGAATCCTTTGCAAAACATCTTACATTTTATAAGTGTTTGTCGAAATTTAGTTTTAGGTAATAGCTTGTAAAATGGGGCTTATAAATGTTTAAATTTTGAGAAAACAATAGGGTCCCCCCAACATTACTAACAGTATTAGTAATTTATTTCAGGTTCTGTATTCTAACCATAATCACTATTCGAAACTATCTTTATAGTTCAAATTGAGTGATATTCGACAATCAATTCAAAACGCAATTATTTTAAATTGAATACCTAACCTTTCATCGTCGACAATTATAATATTGTATTAATCAGAATATAAGAGAGTTGAATATAATTCCAGTTTTTTCTGAATATAATAATACTATTTTGCCCCTTATTTTTATCTTCACTATTAGAATCTAAATTCTAATCTTTTATTCATTACCTTGGTAAGTCAGTCTGGCACCGACTTACTTGTATTTTTTATCACAAACCATTCAGTGCAACTTCCAGTGTTTTCAAGCTTTTATGATTTTATCAGTGGGTTGGAAAACAAAGTTAGAAAATTTAGAGTTACAAATAGAAATAATGTTCATTTCATTTTCTTGTTCATTCTTTTCATTACTGTGAAATCATATGTTTTTTATTATAGAGCGGGAATACGCATCATTTATATTTTTTGAGCTGACTATAAGGTTTGCCAGGTTCATTATTTACATACTTCTGGGAAAGTTATCTTGTCAGAAAAATTTATGATTTGATTATTTTTGTTGTTATTTTTCTGTAGTAAATTGTAATTTATGTTGTAAATTACTCATATTTTCTAATAATATGATTTTATAGTATTTAGTTAGAAAATGGATATTTATAAGTTATTACAAAATAATATCCAGAGCAAAATTAATAAGAGTAAGTTGTATGGAAGTGACTGTAATTTGCTATCACAGAAAATTTATGATGAAACAAGAAGGCAGGTTAGCAGTTCCACTATTAAACGATTCTTCGGCCTAATAAGATGCAATTTTAAACCTTCAAAATATACACTTGATACCTTATCGGAATTTGTTGGATTTAAAGATTGGAATGATTTTAAGACTTGTAACAATCATTCAAACCCATTGAATACAAATGTGAGATCGTGGGATTTATTGAAGGAACGAATGATGTTGGTTACTATGAACAGCCTTGAATTATTAAAACAAAAAACGAACTATAAAAAACAACAAACTATTTTCAGACAACAAGAAAGACAACGTTTTGAAAAATTTGAAGCTAGCTCTTTGCCTGCAACTCTTTTTATTGCTCCCAATGGCTACGGCAAATCAACATTAATGATACAACTTTTAGAGAAATATTTTTTAATTAAGAATGGAAAATATGAAAACGACATTGTTTGTTTAATTGATGGCGAAATATTTTTTAAGCTCTTTTCTAGAAACAGCCACATCGACATTCTAAATCAGCTTTTAGAATTTAATATACACTCTGATCATAATTTTTACTTTCAAAAACATCCCGAAAAAAGGAAAGGTCGTTTATGGTTAATTATTGACGATGTTGATGATGTATTCATTGAACAGAAAGGTTACTCCGAATTCGTTGAAAATATTATGCAGATCATGATGATAAATGAAGATGGATGGTTTAAAGTAATACTAACATGTAAGCCGAATAATTTAGATGTCTTCAACCGTGTTTTTCACAGAAAACCATTTTTAAAATCACTTTGGTTTGATGTTCGTTTTTCTTCCGAAAATTTCATTGATTCTATAAATATTCCTCTTTTAAGTAAAAGTGAGATAAAAACGTTATTAAAACTTCATCATAATAAAAATGAATTGACTGACATTTTTACGCGATATAAAGATCTTCTTGAGATTACATTTAATCCTCATTTGTTGTCATTGTTTATTGACAATTTAAGGCAAAATGATAACATTTCTGAAGTTCTTTTATTGAATCATTTAATAATGGCCGAAATATTTTCGCCTCCTTTTCTTGAAGAAAAAATGTACCTGATTAAGCGCTATGTTATATTGTGTAAACGAGGCCAAGAATCTAATTGGGTTGAAAAGAACCAACTGTTGTCGAATTCAAGCTTTGAACCAGCTTACAATCAACTTCTTTCTGATGGAATTATTTATGAAAACTTTAAACCTACTAATTCGATTGATTTAAGACTAATGGTCAACTTTACACAAAAAACAATACTAGAGTATATAATTTTTCGTTCATGGATCAAAAATAAAAACTGTTCAACAGATCTGTTTTTTGAAATTGCAGAGTATTATAAAAACAATCAGTTAATGGAGTGTAGTATGGTGACGTTCTTTTTAAAAATGACAATCTTCAATAAAAAATTCGACATCATTAAAGACATCCAAGATAAACTACTCAAAATTGCGATCCATGATAAGAATGAAAATACAAATTTATCCGTATGTATGAGAACTTTTTCATCAGTATTAAAAGTTTTAATGGAAAATAATAACGAGCTGAAAAACTATTTCAACAATTAGCTGAATACATAATGGGATAATTAATATAAGGTTAAAGAATTGTATCTAATTACGGCACTCTTGTTTTTTGGAATACTTTAAATTAAGACTTCTAATAATTGCTGCTTGAAATGTCAGTTAACCTAAAATTATTTCCCGATACAGAAGTTCTTAAAAATATGCCCCAAAACTTCCTCAGTACCAACTTCTCCGGTAATCTCTGCCAGGTAATGCGAACACTCGCGAATATCCTGTGCCAGGAAGTCGCCGGTTATTTGCATATCAAGGCCATTAAGCACGCGTAAAATGGCTTCATGCGCATTCTTTAGTATTTCGTAATGCCGGGCATTGGTAACAATTACATCCTGTTGTTCGGCTTCCTCCATATTTATTGAATGAGTCATGTAATCGATCAACTCATCGAGATTTTCTTTTTGTTTGGCCGCAATAAACACCGCTTTTTCGTTATCGGTAAGTTCCATTACTTCAATCTGCTGAATGGTATCGCGTAAACCAGTATCGATTTTATTGGCCACAATAATCAGCGTCTGGTGCGGCGCAATTCGCTCACGGATCTTCTGAATGCGACTTTCCACAAGCGGGTAGGGGTTGTGTGTATCAACCACCAGAAGCACAACTGTTGCCTGCTCCAGTTTGCTGTAACTGCGTTCAATTCCAAGGTTCTCAATCTGATCTTCTGTTTCGCGAATACCTGCAGTATCAAAAAAACGAAAAGCAGTTCCGTGAATATTTACCACATCTTCAATCACATCGCGTGTAGTACCGTGAATATCAGAAACAATCGCCCGGTCTTCATTCAACAAAGCATTTAACAGCGTCGATTTGCCAACATTGGTTTCGCCAACAATAGCCACCGGGATTCCATTTTTAATGGCATTCCCAAGCTGGAACGAATCTTTCAGTTTTCGCAACAGCTCTTCAATTTGTTCGGTTAATTTGCGCAACGCTGTGCGATCGGCAAATTCCACATCTTCTTCACTAAAATCCAGCTCTAGTTCCACCATTGCAGTAAAATGTAATAATTGATCGCGCAAGGCACTGATCTCTTTCGAAAATCCACCGCGCATCTGGTTCATAGCCAGTTTATGTGCGGCAGCGTTTGACGATGCGATAACATCTGCCACAGCTTCAGCTTGCGAAAGGTCCATTTTTCCATTCAGAAATGCGCGTTGTGTAAACTCACCGGGCAATGCCAAACGAGCTCCGTTTTCAACCAACACATTTAAAATACGTTGCTGAATATAAACCGAACCATGGCACGAAATTTCAATAATATCCTCTCCTGTGAACGAATGCGGCGCACGAAACAAAGCGATAACCACTTCGTCGATTGTTTCGTCGGCTGAAATAATTTTTCCAAAATGAAGGGTATTTGCCGGTTGATCTACCAATGATTTTCCTGTTTTCGGACTTTCGTACACTTTTTCGGCAATTGTTATGGCGTCGCTACCGGAAAGACGAATTACCGCAATAGCTCCAACTCCAGGCGACGTGGAAATAGCACATATTGTTGATTGATCAAGCATAATTTTTCAAAAAATATTGCCACAAATATATGGATAAAAAAAGTGTAATGGTTTTGTTAATATAAGTTATCATAATTTATGCAATTTCCTATAGGCTTTTCCTGCCACATTTATTACATTTGAATCCTCAAAACAAAATCTAATGCCTAAAAACACTTTTGATTTCCTAATTGTTGGAGCTGGATTATTTGGATCGGTGTTTGCCGCCGAAATGAAAAAAAGAGGCAAAAAGTGCCTTGTAATTGACAAACGAAAACATGTTGCCGGCAATGTTTACACCGAGAAGCGAGAGGATATAAATGTTCATGTGTACGGAGCCCATATTTTTCATACCAGCAATAAACGGGTTTGGGATTACGTAAACAACCTGGTGGAATTTAACCGATATACGAATTCTCCTGTGGCTAATTATAAAGGCCGGTTGTACAATCTCCCTTTTAACATGAATACTTTTTACCAATTGTGGGGAGTTAGTAATCCTGAACAAGCCAAACAAAAGATTGAAGAACAACGCGAAGCATA comes from uncultured Draconibacterium sp. and encodes:
- a CDS encoding transposase, whose protein sequence is MRNKRFSKNQIKIILNEYEAGKPIPEIIEKYQISQATFYNWKAKYQNDSINDPEEIKKLKEDNERLRRMFVDISLENQKLKTLLEKYEESIKKAL
- the mnmE gene encoding tRNA uridine-5-carboxymethylaminomethyl(34) synthesis GTPase MnmE codes for the protein MLDQSTICAISTSPGVGAIAVIRLSGSDAITIAEKVYESPKTGKSLVDQPANTLHFGKIISADETIDEVVIALFRAPHSFTGEDIIEISCHGSVYIQQRILNVLVENGARLALPGEFTQRAFLNGKMDLSQAEAVADVIASSNAAAHKLAMNQMRGGFSKEISALRDQLLHFTAMVELELDFSEEDVEFADRTALRKLTEQIEELLRKLKDSFQLGNAIKNGIPVAIVGETNVGKSTLLNALLNEDRAIVSDIHGTTRDVIEDVVNIHGTAFRFFDTAGIRETEDQIENLGIERSYSKLEQATVVLLVVDTHNPYPLVESRIQKIRERIAPHQTLIIVANKIDTGLRDTIQQIEVMELTDNEKAVFIAAKQKENLDELIDYMTHSINMEEAEQQDVIVTNARHYEILKNAHEAILRVLNGLDMQITGDFLAQDIRECSHYLAEITGEVGTEEVLGHIFKNFCIGK
- a CDS encoding UpxY family transcription antiterminator, with the protein product MYIGKHKYQWYAVYTRVNQEKKIASLLNEQKIEFYLPLIKKLRQWSDRKKWIKEPLFKCYIFVRVSYREFYRVIDMPGVVGYVSFGCKPQSIPDNQIENIKTIVNESEKEIIITRDKISKGITVEVNFGPLKGVHGEIVKICGQSRILIRITAMGCCIHTNISKDQVKILPPDRNRTKIKHQSVYKNRLSTSV